Within Actinosynnema pretiosum, the genomic segment ACACCGATGATGTCGACGCCGGCTACGGCGACACCGGCGACGTCAACGCCGGCTACGGCGACACCGACTACGACGCCGGTCATGACGGTGGCGACGGCGACGACGCCAGCGACGACGACGCCGACCCGCACAGCCGCTGGTCCGACTACGAGCTGGACGACTACGGCCCGCGCGAGGTCAGGACCCGTGTCCGGGTCGTGCGGGACGACGAGGAGAACGTCCGGCGCGGCAGGCTCACCGAGGAGGCCAAGAAGCGGCTCGGCGAGTCCCGGCAGCTCACCGGGCCCGAGGACGGCGACCGGTGGTCCACCTGGGGCAGCGCCGACCAGGGGCCCGCGCCGCACCCGGCGTGGCTGGTCACCGACCTCGGGGCCGTCGACCGGGAGCTCGGGCTGATCAAGTCCGGCAAGGAGGCGGACGTCTCCCTGCTGGAGCGCGCCACGCCCGACCGGTCCTGCCTGCTGGCCGCGAAGCGGTACCGGGACAACGACCACCGGCTGTTCCACCGGGACGCGGGCTACCTGGAGGGCCGTCGGGAGCGGCGGAGCCGGGAGGCCCGCGCGATGTCCCGGCGCAGCGCGTTCGGGCGGAACCTGATCGCCGAGCGGTGGGCGGTGGCCGAGTTCGCGGCGCTCGGCGCGCTGTGGCAGCGCGGCGTGCCGGTGCCCTACCCGGTGCAGCGCGACGGCACCGAGGTGCTGATGGAGTTCATCGGCGACGGCGCCCAGGCCGCGCCCCGGCTCGCCCAGACCAGGCCCGAGCCGGACGCGCTGGTGGACCTGTGGCGGCAGCTCGGGTCGGCGCTCACGGGGATGGCCGCCGCCGGGTACGCGCACGGCGACCTGTCGCCGTTCAACCTGGTGGTGCACGACGACCGGCTCGTGGTGATCGACCTGCCGCAGCTGGTCGACCTGGTCGCCAACCCGCGCGGGGCCGAGTTCCTGGCGCGCGACGTGCGGGTGGTGGCCGAGTGGTTCACCGCGCGCGGCCTGCCCGCCGAGCTGGCCGACCCGGTCGAGCTGACCGCCGACCTGCTCCGGGAGGCCGGGCTGGCGTGAGACGGGCGCCGCCGGGTGGGAGGGCGCGCCCCCTCACCCGGCGGCGAGCGCGGCGCACGTGCGGTGAGAACGCGGGACACCACCCGCGAACACGTGCGGTGGGAGCGCGATCTCGTTGTGTCACCGATGCTTTCGCGCGGTCGACGCCGCTCGGTCACCACCCCGCCACCCCACGTCGCGACGGTGCGCGACGACGGCGCCCGCCGGGCGTCACCGCGCGTTCGCGGCGCCGCGAACACCGGCTGCCGTCCGTGACCGCCGCGCGAACGCGCCCCGTGACCACAGCTCGGGTCCCGGTCGCGCACGGGCCGCCCGACCAGGGCCCCTTCCACCACCGGGTCGTCCCGGAACCGGAACCTCTTGCGCCCCAGCGGTTTCCGCGTTCGGAGAGCGGACGCCCGCGCGCGGTCGCACCACCGTCAGGTGGAACCCGGCCACGTCCGGGTGCCGCGCGCGCCGCGCCCTCAGGCGGCACGGGGGACCGCCGAACCCCTCGGTGACCGCCCGCAGCCCGCCGAGCCAGCCGCCCCCCGACCTTCCCGACGTCCGCGCAGGTCAGAGCCCCGCCGCCGAAACTAGGCCGAGTGGCCGCGACCCAATGGATGATGATCAGCTAGACTGGTCAACGCACCGCACGAGGGCGCTACATTCCAGCGCCCCGAGGTCACCACTCAGGACCACCCGGTGCTCCACCCAACCGTCGGCGCTACGAAGCGCCGGGCCCGTCCGCGCGATCGCGCCTGCCCACGAGTGCAGAGCAATCCCCGTGACGTGCCGTGTCCCGGAGGTATGTTTTGCCACCCGTGTCCCAGAGCCGTTCCGAGCGCCCGCAGTCCTCTCGCAGGCCCCGCAGGCGCTCCGGCCAGGGCAACCGCCGTCCGCAGCACGTGGACGCGCCCCTCGCTTCCACCGTTCCCGACCACGTCGAGAGCA encodes:
- a CDS encoding serine protein kinase RIO translates to MDDYGPREVRTRVRVVRDDEENVRRGRLTEEAKKRLGESRQLTGPEDGDRWSTWGSADQGPAPHPAWLVTDLGAVDRELGLIKSGKEADVSLLERATPDRSCLLAAKRYRDNDHRLFHRDAGYLEGRRERRSREARAMSRRSAFGRNLIAERWAVAEFAALGALWQRGVPVPYPVQRDGTEVLMEFIGDGAQAAPRLAQTRPEPDALVDLWRQLGSALTGMAAAGYAHGDLSPFNLVVHDDRLVVIDLPQLVDLVANPRGAEFLARDVRVVAEWFTARGLPAELADPVELTADLLREAGLA